The following coding sequences lie in one Populus nigra chromosome 15, ddPopNigr1.1, whole genome shotgun sequence genomic window:
- the LOC133674421 gene encoding AT-rich interactive domain-containing protein 4-like, with translation MMFHAQGPLRNHCTLLAVLCGKSGEQKLPLSGDKPRYPLPELESTGRLEVQVLNNPSTDEFRQVLQSLEPSIVYFQGEQVEDREEIGSLRWTDVDLSTPESLCGLFGSTLPPTVYLEIPNGEKLAEALHSKGVPYVIYWKSAFSFYAASHFCQALLSVVQSSCSHTCDAFQLAHASFRLYCVQNNNTPASNSQKVGGKPGPRLLGDPPKFDISLPEADDQGEEGSSGALPAIKIYDDDVTMRFLVCGLTGTLDACALGSLEDGLNALLNIEIRGSKLHNRTSAPPPPLQAGTFSRGVVTMRCDLSTCSSAHISLLVSGSAQNCFNDQLLENHIKSELIENSQLVHASTSSDESKSPSSEPRKSASIACGASVFEVSMKVPTWASQVLRQLAPDITYRSLVMLGIASIQGLSVASFEKDDADRLLFFCTKQSKDPHPRNPVLTRHPSWLVPPAPCRKRSEPSREIKPLTFGCGGENGGNFKQKLHVAAMRPIPHTRRHKMLPFSGFLEAERYDGEQTKPSLPPPPKHSVVGPAPVTHRKSSSNSYQAQQIISLNPLPLKKHGCGRSPIQACSEEEFLRDVMQFLILRGHSRLVPQGGLAEFPDAILNAKRLDLFNLYREVVSRGGFHVGNGINWKGQVFSKMRNHTLTNRMTGVGNTLKRHYETYLLEYELAHDDVDGECCLLCHSSAAGDWVNCGICGEWAHFGCDRRQGLGAFKDYAKTDGLEYICPHCSIANFKKKSQKNANGY, from the exons CAAGGTGAGCAGGTTGAAGATAGAGAAGAAATTGGATCTCTAAGATGGACAGATGTTGATTTGTCCACTCCAGAATCCTTATGTGGATTATTTGGTTCTACGTTGCCTCCCACG GTTTATTTAGAGATCCCCAATGGTGAAAAGTTGGCGGAGGCACTTCACTCCAAG GGAGTTCCATATGTTATATATTGGAAAAGTGCCTTTTCATTTTATGCTGCTTCTCACTTTTGTCAAGCATTGTTGTCAGTGGTTCAAAG TTCTTGCAGCCATACATGTGATGCATTCCAACTTGCTCATGCATCTTTTAGGCTCTACTGTGTACAGAACAACAATACCCCAGCTTCCAATAGCCAAAAAGTTGGCGGTAAACCCGGACCGCGGTTACTTGGGGATCCTCCGAAGTTTGATATTTCTCTCCCTGAGGCAGATGATCAGGGTGAAGAAGGCTCTTCTGGGGCTCTTCCtgctataaaaatatatgatgatGATGTGACCATGAGGTTTCTTGTTTGTGGACTGACAGGCACATTG GATGCATGTGCGCTGGGATCTTTGGAGGATGGGCTCAATGCTCTCCTGAACATTGAA ATTCGTGGGAGTAAACTTCATAATCGCACAAG TGCTCCTCCTCCCCCTCTTCAGGCAGGGACATTTTCTCGTGGTGTAGTGACAATGCGATGTGATTTATCAACCTGTAGTTCTGCTCACATTTCACTACTAGTGTCCGGCAGTGcacaaaattgttttaatgatcag CTTTTAGAGAATCATATTAAAAGTGAGCTTATCGAGAACAGTCAGCTAGTCCATGCATCGACAAGTTCTGATGAAAGCAAATCACCTTCATCTGAGCCACGAAAGTCTGCATCCATAGCCTGTGGGGCAAGTGTTTTTGAAGTTTCCATGAAGGTTCCCACTTGGGCATCACAG GTTTTGCGGCAGCTGGCCCCAGATATAACCTACCGCAGCTTAGTCATGCTAGGAATTGCTAGCATTCAAGGACTGTCAGTTGCTTCTTTTGAAAAAGATGATGCTGATCGCCTCCTTTTCTTCTGTACAAAGCAGAGCAAAGATCCCCATCCACGCAACCCCGTTCTCACTAGGCATCCTAGCTGGTTGGTTCCTCCTGCCCCTTGTCGAAAAAGATCTGAGCCTTCCCGAGAAATTAAACCCTTGACTTTTGGCTGTGGAGGTGAAAATGGAGGAAATTTTAAACAGAAGTTGCATGTTGCTGCAATGAGGCCAATACCTCACACTCGTCGTCATAAAATGCTaccattttctggatttttGGAGGCAGAAAGATATGATGGAGAACAAACAAAACCTAGCTTGCCACCTCCACCGAAGCATAGTGTTGTTGGGCCTGCACCTGTCACGCATCGAAAATCATCGTCAAACTCTTATCAGGCTCAGCAGATTATTTCTCTAAATCCACTGCCTTTGAAGAAACATGGTTGTGGCAGATCTCCAATACAAGCTTGCTCTGAG GAGGAATTCTTGAGGGATGTAATGCAGTTCTTAATTCTTCGTGGTCATTCTCGTCTTGTTCCTCAAGGTGGACTGGCTGAATTTCCTGATGCCATTCTCAATGCAAAACGCCTCGACCTTTTTAACTTGTATAGAGAG GTGGTTTCAAGAGGAGGTTTTCATGTTGGGAATGGAATCAACTGGAAAGGACAAGTTTTCTCAAAGATGCGCAATCATACATTGACTAATAGAATGACT GGTGTTGGCAATACACTGAAAAGGCACTATGAAACTTACCTTTTGGAATATGAATTGGCCCATGATGATGTAGATGGAGAATGTTGCTTGTTGTGTCacag TAGTGCAGCTGGTGATTGGGTTAACTGTGGAATATGTGGCGAGTGGGCTCACTTCGGCTGTGATAGGAGGCAGGGACTCGGTGCCTTTAAG GACTATGCTAAGACAGACGGGCTGGAGTATATTTGTCCTCACTGCAGCATcgcaaatttcaagaaaaaatcccAGAAAAATGCAAATGGATATTAG